One stretch of Fretibacterium sp. OH1220_COT-178 DNA includes these proteins:
- the dnaK gene encoding molecular chaperone DnaK has protein sequence MSKVVGIDLGTTNSCIAVQEGDQTTIIANAEGMRTTPSVVAFTKDGERLVGQLAKRQAIVNADHTIMSIKREMGTDYRVDIDGKKYTPQEISAMILQKLKRDAEDYLGEPVTQAVITVPAYFTDAQRQATKDAGSIAGLEVLRIINEPTAACLAYGENKKEEHKILVFDLGGGTFDVSILDVGEGVFEVLATAGDNRLGGDDWDNRIVEWMIAEFKKSEGIELKNDRMAMQRLREAAEKAKIELSSMTETTISLPFITANQSGPKHLEMKLSRAKFEEMTADLMDRTIIPAKRAIEDSGLKTSEIDKILLVGGSTRMPMVQKKIVELMGKEPTKGINPDECVAAGAAIQGAILKGDHKDIVLVDVTPLSLGLETLGGVFTKVIERNTAIPVSKSQVFTTASSNQTQVEILVLQGERSMAADNVKLGQFVLDGIPPAPRGIPQIEVTFNIDVNGILNVSAKDKGTGKAQKITIQSSNLSKDEIERMKNDAEANADEDAKRREAAEVRNEADSAVFAAEKLLNDLGDKMTAEEKGKVNSKLDELKRAIEENDGARMKSVKEELEKTIQEFSTRLYQGQDAGQESAGGASGGPAGSSSDGETVDAEFSDQGQV, from the coding sequence ATGAGCAAAGTTGTGGGTATCGATCTTGGAACGACGAACAGCTGCATTGCGGTGCAGGAGGGCGACCAGACGACGATCATCGCCAACGCCGAGGGCATGAGGACGACCCCGTCCGTCGTGGCCTTCACGAAGGACGGAGAGCGTCTGGTGGGCCAGCTGGCCAAGCGCCAGGCCATCGTCAATGCGGATCACACCATCATGTCGATCAAGCGCGAGATGGGGACGGACTACCGCGTGGACATCGACGGCAAGAAGTACACGCCGCAGGAGATCTCCGCGATGATCCTGCAGAAGCTGAAGCGCGACGCGGAGGATTACCTCGGCGAGCCGGTGACCCAGGCGGTCATCACGGTTCCGGCCTACTTCACGGACGCTCAGCGCCAGGCGACGAAGGATGCGGGCTCCATCGCGGGGCTCGAGGTGCTGCGCATCATCAACGAGCCGACGGCCGCCTGCCTCGCCTACGGCGAGAACAAGAAGGAGGAGCACAAGATCCTGGTGTTCGACCTTGGCGGCGGAACGTTCGACGTCTCGATCCTGGACGTGGGGGAGGGCGTTTTCGAGGTCCTGGCGACGGCGGGCGACAACCGGCTGGGCGGCGACGACTGGGACAACCGCATCGTCGAATGGATGATTGCGGAGTTCAAGAAAAGCGAGGGCATCGAGCTGAAGAACGACCGCATGGCGATGCAGCGCCTGCGCGAGGCGGCCGAGAAGGCGAAGATCGAGCTCTCCTCGATGACGGAGACCACGATCTCCCTGCCCTTCATCACGGCGAACCAGAGCGGCCCCAAGCATCTGGAGATGAAGCTGAGCCGGGCGAAGTTCGAGGAGATGACCGCGGACCTGATGGACCGCACGATCATCCCGGCGAAGCGCGCCATCGAGGATTCCGGCCTCAAGACGAGCGAGATCGACAAGATCCTGCTGGTCGGCGGCTCGACCCGCATGCCGATGGTGCAGAAGAAGATCGTCGAGCTGATGGGCAAGGAGCCCACGAAGGGCATCAACCCGGACGAGTGCGTCGCGGCCGGTGCCGCCATTCAGGGGGCGATCCTGAAGGGCGACCACAAGGACATCGTCCTGGTGGACGTGACCCCGCTCTCCCTGGGCCTTGAGACCCTGGGCGGCGTGTTCACCAAGGTCATCGAGCGCAACACGGCCATCCCGGTCTCCAAGAGCCAGGTGTTCACGACGGCCTCGAGCAACCAGACCCAGGTGGAGATTCTGGTGCTTCAGGGCGAGCGCTCCATGGCGGCGGATAACGTGAAGCTGGGACAGTTCGTGCTGGACGGCATTCCGCCCGCGCCGCGCGGCATCCCGCAGATCGAGGTGACCTTCAATATCGACGTCAACGGCATCCTGAACGTCTCCGCGAAGGACAAGGGGACGGGCAAGGCCCAGAAGATCACCATCCAGTCCTCGAACCTCTCCAAGGACGAGATCGAGCGTATGAAGAACGATGCCGAGGCCAACGCGGACGAGGACGCGAAGAGGCGCGAGGCCGCGGAGGTCCGCAACGAGGCCGACTCCGCCGTGTTCGCCGCGGAGAAGCTGCTGAACGACCTGGGCGACAAGATGACCGCGGAGGAGAAGGGCAAGGTGAACTCCAAGCTCGACGAGCTGAAGCGCGCCATCGAGGAGAACGACGGCGCCAGGATGAAGAGCGTCAAGGAGGAGCTGGAGAAGACGATACAGGAGTTCTCGACGCGCCTCTACCAGGGCCAGGACGCGGGGCAGGAGAGCGCGGGCGGCGCCTCCGGCGGACCGGCGGGCTCCTCCTCGGACGGGGAGACGGTGGACGCCGAGTTCAGCGATCAGGGACAGGTCTAG
- the dnaJ gene encoding molecular chaperone DnaJ, translated as MSILEDLYQILGVARDASPAEIKKAYRQLARQYHPDANPGDKEAEERFKKINAAYSVLSDPEKRARYDQFGSADGSDPFGGGFGGDFGDLFGDLFSQVFGGGMGRRQADPNAPRRGADLEMSLRVSLLEAANGVTHTLEVPRWETCGTCSGSGAKAGTSPETCATCGGRGQVEQVQRTLFGQFVSVTVCPNCQGRGKTIREKCSDCGGRGQVRRKHKLEVKVPAGVERGTRLRITGAGEAGVNGGPQGDLFLLIDVEPSKDFDRDGADLHTRLLLTYPQAVLGAEVELATLIDGVEKVEVPAGTAHGQVLKIRGKGMPRLRGPRGRGDLYAHVLIDIPSRLTDRQRELITELAGEMETPVGAGEPGFFEKFKKLFD; from the coding sequence GTGTCTATTTTGGAAGATCTGTATCAAATCCTGGGGGTGGCGCGCGACGCCTCTCCGGCGGAGATCAAGAAGGCCTACCGCCAGCTTGCGCGGCAGTACCACCCGGATGCGAACCCGGGGGACAAGGAGGCCGAGGAACGCTTCAAGAAGATCAACGCGGCGTATTCCGTGCTGAGCGACCCCGAAAAACGGGCGCGCTACGACCAGTTCGGCTCCGCCGACGGGTCGGATCCCTTCGGCGGCGGCTTCGGGGGGGACTTCGGCGATCTGTTCGGGGACCTGTTCTCGCAGGTCTTCGGCGGGGGGATGGGCCGTCGGCAGGCCGACCCCAACGCGCCGCGCCGCGGCGCCGACCTGGAGATGTCCCTGCGGGTCTCCCTGCTGGAGGCGGCGAACGGGGTGACCCACACCCTGGAGGTCCCGCGCTGGGAGACCTGCGGGACCTGCAGCGGGTCCGGGGCTAAGGCCGGCACGTCGCCGGAGACCTGCGCGACCTGCGGCGGGCGCGGACAGGTGGAGCAGGTGCAGCGCACCCTCTTCGGCCAGTTCGTCTCCGTGACCGTATGCCCCAACTGCCAGGGCCGGGGCAAGACCATCCGGGAGAAGTGCTCCGACTGCGGCGGGCGCGGTCAGGTGCGCCGCAAGCACAAGCTGGAGGTCAAGGTGCCCGCGGGGGTCGAGCGGGGGACCCGGCTGCGCATCACGGGTGCGGGGGAGGCCGGGGTCAACGGCGGCCCTCAGGGCGACCTGTTCCTGCTGATCGACGTGGAGCCGAGCAAGGATTTCGACCGGGACGGCGCGGACCTGCACACCCGCCTTCTTCTGACCTACCCTCAGGCGGTGCTGGGCGCGGAGGTGGAGCTGGCCACCCTGATCGACGGGGTGGAGAAGGTCGAGGTGCCCGCCGGGACCGCGCACGGCCAGGTGCTCAAGATCCGGGGCAAGGGCATGCCGCGCCTCCGGGGCCCGCGAGGGCGCGGGGACCTCTACGCCCACGTGCTGATCGACATTCCCTCCAGGCTCACCGACCGGCAGAGGGAGCTGATCACGGAGCTGGCGGGCGAGATGGAGACCCCGGTCGGGGCCGGGGAGCCCGGGTTCTTCGAGAAGTTCAAGAAGCTCTTCGACTAG
- a CDS encoding nucleotide exchange factor GrpE, with amino-acid sequence MDDMKDDRVRGGGNPCENDEGSSSECLGPEGPVKEYVIEDGILKEDGGLDFGPEAETVPPAEDDEASAAQKRIAELEGDLAAARADLYNYRQRVARERQQARRLIVDDTIENLLPVLDNLDRALAVPEEGSAKDVLVGVRMVRRQFLSALEEMGVKPIPAEGAAFDPAIHEAVETVAVEDPEQDGVVQSELLCGYRSGERVLRASRVTVGKA; translated from the coding sequence ATGGACGATATGAAGGACGACCGCGTCAGAGGGGGGGGCAACCCCTGCGAAAACGATGAGGGGAGCTCGTCGGAGTGCCTGGGGCCCGAGGGGCCCGTGAAGGAGTACGTGATCGAGGACGGCATTCTGAAGGAGGACGGGGGGCTCGATTTTGGGCCGGAGGCGGAGACCGTCCCCCCGGCGGAGGACGACGAGGCCTCCGCGGCGCAGAAGCGCATTGCGGAGCTGGAGGGCGATCTGGCTGCGGCACGGGCGGACCTCTACAACTACCGGCAGCGGGTGGCGCGGGAGCGCCAGCAGGCCCGGCGGCTGATCGTGGACGACACCATCGAGAATCTGCTGCCCGTCCTGGACAACCTCGACCGGGCCCTGGCCGTCCCGGAGGAGGGCAGCGCCAAGGACGTCCTGGTCGGCGTGCGCATGGTGAGGCGCCAGTTCCTCTCGGCCCTCGAGGAGATGGGGGTCAAGCCCATTCCGGCCGAGGGGGCCGCGTTCGATCCTGCGATCCACGAGGCGGTGGAGACGGTCGCCGTGGAGGACCCCGAACAGGACGGGGTGGTCCAGTCCGAGCTGCTCTGCGGCTATCGAAGCGGCGAGCGCGTGCTTCGGGCTTCCCGCGTCACGGTCGGCAAGGCCTGA